Proteins encoded by one window of Gemmatimonadaceae bacterium:
- a CDS encoding ABC transporter ATP-binding protein, with translation MLIAREVTREYRSGDHQLAVLRNVSFTIPQGGFVAIVGPSGSGKTTLLGLLAGLDTPTRGKVILDGHDLGAMSENERARLRGEKVGFVFQSFQLIPTLTARENVQVPLELQGVDGAAARANELLDRVGLKDRGHHFPMQLSGGEQQRVAIARAFANSPRILFADEPTGNLDAATGIRVFDLLEALNREGGSTIVLVTHDAVLAERAARTIRLADGAVISDSATEAAA, from the coding sequence ATGCTCATTGCAAGAGAAGTTACACGGGAATATCGCAGCGGAGACCATCAGCTCGCGGTGCTTCGGAACGTTTCGTTCACGATACCACAGGGAGGATTCGTCGCGATCGTTGGGCCCTCAGGCAGCGGAAAGACGACGCTTCTCGGCCTGCTGGCAGGTCTTGATACTCCCACGCGAGGCAAGGTGATCCTCGACGGCCACGACCTTGGGGCAATGTCGGAGAACGAACGAGCCCGCCTCCGCGGTGAGAAGGTGGGGTTTGTTTTCCAGAGCTTTCAGCTGATACCGACGCTCACCGCCCGCGAGAACGTGCAGGTTCCACTCGAGTTGCAAGGCGTCGACGGCGCAGCTGCCCGGGCCAACGAGCTGCTTGACAGGGTGGGACTGAAAGATCGCGGTCACCATTTTCCCATGCAGCTCTCAGGCGGTGAACAACAGCGCGTGGCCATCGCGCGCGCCTTTGCAAACTCCCCGCGCATTCTGTTTGCCGATGAGCCCACCGGAAACCTCGACGCCGCAACCGGCATACGCGTTTTCGATCTTCTGGAGGCGCTGAACCGCGAAGGTGGATCGACGATCGTCCTCGTCACCCATGACGCGGTTCTCGCCGAGCGCGCGGCCCGTACGATCCGGCTCGCCGATGGCGCTGTCATTTCCGACTCGGCAACCGAGGCCGCTGCGTGA
- the efp gene encoding elongation factor P translates to MAFPATQIRRGMVLVFEGDPCRVIEFRHHTPGNLRAMVQAKLKNLRSGSNFEHRFRAADTVERAAMETHDLEFLYQGGDTFHFMNTENYDQLEMDSETLGDNAQWMQSGMKIQAEYYNGRPIGIQLPNSMVLEIVDTAGVMKTATKNASSKPAKLENGVTINVPEFVKTGEKVRVNPNTGEYMDRAK, encoded by the coding sequence ATGGCATTCCCAGCTACTCAGATTCGCAGAGGTATGGTCCTGGTTTTCGAAGGTGATCCCTGCCGGGTGATCGAGTTCCGTCATCACACACCGGGCAACCTTCGCGCGATGGTGCAGGCCAAGCTCAAAAATCTCCGCAGCGGTTCCAACTTCGAGCACCGCTTTCGTGCCGCGGACACTGTTGAGCGCGCCGCGATGGAGACTCACGATCTGGAATTTCTGTATCAGGGTGGAGATACGTTTCACTTCATGAACACGGAGAACTACGACCAGCTCGAGATGGACTCCGAGACGCTCGGCGACAATGCCCAATGGATGCAGTCCGGCATGAAGATCCAAGCCGAGTACTACAATGGCCGGCCGATTGGCATTCAGCTCCCGAATTCGATGGTGCTGGAGATTGTCGACACCGCCGGAGTGATGAAGACTGCGACGAAGAACGCATCGTCCAAGCCCGCGAAGCTGGAGAACGGAGTGACAATCAACGTTCCGGAATTCGTGAAAACCGGTGAGAAGGTGCGCGTCAATCCGAACACCGGGGAGTACATGGACCGAGCCAAGTAA
- a CDS encoding arylesterase: MKILIVCLTAAVLACQPDTNVDATPSESSDDNREAAGQVARSGEQRDEGNTDTVDAARGKVTVLFFGTSLTAGYGLDPGQAFPNLIARNAAADSLPITAINAGLSGETSAGALRRISWTMQRPVDIVVLETGGNDALRALNADSLEANLSAIVLRIRGAQPAARILLAVMEAPPNLGQTYTARFRRAYVEVARRNGLTLVPFLLDGVAGEAGFNQADGVHPNVRGEAIVAANVWRVLRPVVEEVYRLRVRG; encoded by the coding sequence ATGAAGATCTTGATTGTCTGTTTGACCGCTGCGGTGCTGGCGTGCCAGCCTGATACAAACGTGGATGCGACGCCGTCCGAATCCAGCGATGACAATCGCGAGGCGGCCGGGCAGGTCGCACGTTCCGGAGAGCAGCGCGATGAGGGCAACACCGACACTGTCGATGCAGCCCGGGGGAAAGTTACTGTGCTCTTCTTTGGAACGAGCCTCACCGCGGGTTACGGGCTCGATCCCGGGCAGGCGTTTCCAAACCTCATCGCGCGAAATGCCGCCGCAGACTCGCTGCCGATTACAGCCATCAACGCCGGGCTCTCGGGAGAAACGTCGGCCGGCGCGCTTCGGCGAATTTCGTGGACGATGCAGCGGCCGGTGGATATCGTCGTGCTCGAGACCGGCGGCAACGACGCGTTGCGCGCGCTGAACGCCGATTCGCTGGAGGCCAATCTGTCGGCGATCGTCTTGCGCATCAGAGGCGCACAGCCTGCAGCCCGAATACTGCTGGCGGTGATGGAGGCACCACCCAACCTGGGCCAGACGTACACTGCAAGGTTTCGCCGCGCGTACGTCGAGGTGGCACGTCGCAATGGCTTGACCCTCGTGCCGTTTCTTCTCGATGGAGTAGCGGGAGAAGCCGGATTCAATCAGGCGGACGGCGTTCATCCCAATGTTCGCGGCGAGGCGATCGTGGCGGCCAACGTGTGGCGGGTGCTGCGGCCCGTTGTGGAAGAGGTTTACCGGTTGCGGGTGCGGGGTTAA